The following proteins are co-located in the Imtechella halotolerans genome:
- a CDS encoding DUF5694 domain-containing protein, producing MRQYHLIMIFILFLSISYGQKIKVLNVGTFHMAGTTDARKVEFDVNDKNRIEETNEIARMLAQFKPTVICVEVVPSENEGINLDYSKFITDPNHKANYKGEIELIAYQVGKLAGVKRIYGIDEQATASYNYFIWKELQDQVDSLTSINYMKAAFKGFDEVDELPSTISKIKLMNTKEYWEASINVNADILTHNATQGNFEGADEAAKFYRRNLRIYSNLNQIPLSENDRVFILMGATHTAFLNEFIKRSPKYELIDLTDYLK from the coding sequence ATGCGACAATATCATCTGATAATGATATTCATTCTTTTTTTGTCTATTTCATATGGCCAAAAAATCAAAGTCCTTAACGTAGGGACTTTTCATATGGCCGGTACCACAGATGCTAGAAAGGTGGAATTTGACGTAAATGATAAAAACAGAATAGAAGAAACCAATGAAATTGCTAGAATGCTTGCCCAATTTAAGCCCACAGTAATTTGTGTTGAGGTTGTTCCTTCGGAGAATGAAGGCATTAATTTGGATTATTCAAAATTTATAACCGACCCTAATCACAAGGCTAATTACAAAGGAGAAATTGAACTTATTGCCTATCAGGTTGGTAAACTTGCTGGTGTAAAAAGAATTTACGGTATAGATGAACAGGCTACGGCTTCCTATAATTATTTTATATGGAAGGAACTCCAGGACCAAGTGGATAGCCTCACTTCCATAAACTATATGAAAGCCGCATTTAAAGGTTTTGATGAGGTAGATGAATTACCTTCAACCATTTCTAAGATCAAACTTATGAACACAAAGGAATACTGGGAGGCATCTATCAATGTCAATGCCGACATACTGACACATAATGCCACTCAAGGAAACTTTGAAGGTGCAGATGAAGCAGCAAAATTTTACAGAAGAAATTTAAGGATCTATTCTAATCTAAACCAGATTCCGCTAAGTGAGAATGATAGGGTCTTTATTCTTATGGGCGCCACACACACTGCATTTTTAAATGAATTTATAAAGAGAAGCCCAAAATATGAGTTGATAGATCTAACAGATTATCTAAAATAG
- a CDS encoding TlpA family protein disulfide reductase yields the protein MRKLFVLFFVLYGCTLFGQEKEVIKPKYVIIANNEIITEAELNKFAVDGLIKNVNNGVSQKERDQFAKKFGNKIGDKEFIIKVEILTEKEKLERANQPKKAVVKNKNENELKLNIGDPASDFTVQMIDGKNITLSHLKGKVVLVNYWATWCAPCLMEFTEIPEKILQPFKGKDFVLIPISIAESKEKVEKKMQEMKKYGVTFNVGIDPTKKIWDLYATGSIPKNFVIDKKGVVRYVSIGNPEGSVDKLAAEIKKLLAE from the coding sequence ATGAGAAAACTATTTGTACTATTTTTTGTCCTTTATGGATGTACACTATTTGGGCAAGAAAAAGAGGTAATAAAACCTAAGTATGTAATAATTGCGAACAATGAAATTATCACAGAAGCAGAACTTAACAAATTTGCTGTCGATGGATTGATAAAAAATGTAAATAATGGAGTATCTCAAAAAGAAAGAGATCAATTTGCGAAAAAATTCGGCAACAAAATTGGTGATAAAGAATTCATAATTAAAGTAGAAATACTGACTGAAAAAGAAAAGTTGGAACGTGCTAACCAACCTAAAAAAGCAGTGGTTAAAAATAAAAACGAAAACGAACTAAAGTTAAACATTGGAGATCCGGCAAGCGATTTTACCGTACAGATGATTGATGGTAAAAACATCACATTGTCGCATTTAAAAGGTAAAGTCGTTCTTGTAAATTACTGGGCCACTTGGTGTGCTCCTTGCCTTATGGAATTTACAGAAATTCCTGAAAAAATACTTCAACCGTTTAAAGGAAAGGACTTTGTATTAATTCCAATTTCTATTGCTGAAAGTAAAGAAAAAGTAGAGAAAAAAATGCAAGAAATGAAGAAATATGGAGTCACTTTTAATGTAGGTATTGACCCAACTAAAAAAATATGGGACCTCTATGCAACTGGCTCTATACCGAAGAATTTTGTAATTGACAAAAAAGGAGTTGTGAGATATGTTTCTATTGGAAATCCAGAGGGAAGTGTTGATAAATTAGCTGCAGAAATTAAAAAATTATTAGCCGAATAA
- a CDS encoding endonuclease MutS2 translates to MNIYPENFEEKINFEVIRSFIKEKCLSPLGEEKVVAMQFSTSYETIKTMLLQTHEFVQIIQQKEEFPICHFLDIRSALKDIEREPTAWLSEKEIPFLADSLSTIVSIVDFLNRNDHYLELNKLASEVQLFPTLIEKAIGILDTSGQIKDNASKLLLNIRRQKAEASKDVTRSMQAAIRNAQDQGFIGRDVQADMRGSHYLIPVTAANKRKIKGVVRDSSGSGKTFFIEPEAVVEATNRLRDLENEERKEMARILIEFTQFLRPDIKAILGCYSFMGSIDFIRAKALFAIRINGVMPEFENKQNIQWLHAKHPLLDITLRQENKEAQPLDIRLTNEDRILIVSGVNAGGKSLCLKTVALLQYMLQCGLLIPVRENSKAGIFRHIFMDIGDGQSLINSLSTYTAHLTNMKFFVENNDSETLLLIDEFGGGTEPQIGGAIAETLLERFNSKKSFGLITTHFQNLKYFAFNTDGIINGAMLYDSENNRPMYKLLIGTPGSSFAIEVARRIGLSETIISEASKKIGEDFMHMDRFLQSIAKDKLFWETKSKELHSDLEKLENWNSQNEDTTLTANEITVDEKIAIKIGDRVSIQGQNAVGTVVQVLSNQAVVAFGSIKSKVALHRLILK, encoded by the coding sequence ATGAATATTTATCCTGAAAATTTTGAAGAAAAGATAAATTTTGAAGTAATACGCTCCTTTATAAAGGAGAAATGCTTAAGCCCTCTTGGAGAAGAAAAGGTAGTTGCCATGCAATTTTCAACTTCTTACGAAACTATTAAAACTATGTTGTTGCAAACTCATGAGTTTGTACAAATCATTCAGCAAAAGGAAGAATTTCCAATCTGTCATTTTTTAGATATACGATCTGCCCTAAAGGACATTGAAAGGGAACCTACAGCTTGGCTTTCTGAGAAGGAAATACCATTTTTAGCGGATTCCTTAAGTACGATTGTGTCCATTGTTGATTTTCTAAATAGAAATGATCACTACTTAGAACTTAATAAATTAGCAAGTGAAGTACAACTGTTTCCGACTTTAATAGAGAAGGCTATTGGAATACTAGATACTTCAGGCCAGATTAAAGATAATGCCTCGAAATTACTTTTAAATATTCGAAGACAAAAAGCAGAAGCAAGCAAGGACGTCACTAGAAGTATGCAAGCTGCAATAAGAAACGCACAAGATCAGGGTTTTATAGGAAGGGATGTGCAGGCTGATATGCGAGGTTCACATTATTTAATTCCGGTAACTGCAGCAAATAAGCGTAAAATAAAAGGAGTTGTTCGTGACAGTTCAGGAAGTGGTAAAACGTTCTTCATAGAACCTGAGGCTGTTGTGGAGGCCACAAACAGATTACGTGATTTAGAAAATGAGGAGCGTAAGGAAATGGCTCGGATCCTTATTGAATTTACACAATTTTTAAGACCTGATATTAAAGCTATTTTAGGTTGCTATAGTTTTATGGGATCCATTGATTTTATTCGAGCAAAGGCATTGTTCGCTATACGTATAAATGGTGTGATGCCTGAATTTGAAAATAAACAAAATATACAATGGCTGCATGCTAAACATCCCTTACTAGACATAACACTTAGACAAGAAAATAAGGAAGCACAACCTTTGGATATTAGACTTACCAATGAGGATAGAATTTTAATAGTTTCTGGGGTTAATGCAGGGGGAAAATCTCTTTGCCTAAAAACAGTAGCACTTTTACAATATATGCTACAATGTGGTCTACTTATTCCTGTAAGGGAAAATTCCAAAGCTGGTATTTTCAGACATATATTTATGGATATTGGCGATGGTCAAAGTCTTATCAATAGTCTGAGTACCTATACAGCACATCTGACAAATATGAAGTTTTTTGTCGAAAATAATGATAGTGAAACTTTATTATTGATAGATGAATTTGGTGGAGGTACAGAACCTCAAATTGGTGGAGCAATTGCTGAGACCTTACTAGAAAGATTCAACAGTAAGAAGAGTTTTGGTTTAATAACTACACACTTTCAAAATCTTAAGTATTTTGCTTTTAATACTGATGGAATTATTAATGGAGCCATGTTGTATGATTCTGAAAATAATCGTCCCATGTATAAATTACTAATAGGAACCCCAGGGAGTTCATTTGCTATTGAAGTGGCAAGACGTATTGGTCTGTCCGAAACAATTATTTCTGAAGCTTCGAAAAAAATAGGAGAAGATTTCATGCATATGGATCGTTTTTTACAATCAATAGCTAAGGATAAATTGTTTTGGGAAACTAAAAGTAAAGAACTACATAGTGATTTAGAAAAGCTGGAGAATTGGAATTCACAAAATGAGGATACCACTTTGACAGCTAATGAAATAACCGTAGATGAAAAGATAGCTATAAAAATTGGAGACCGTGTATCCATTCAAGGTCAAAATGCTGTTGGAACGGTAGTTCAGGTTTTATCCAATCAGGCTGTTGTGGCTTTCGGAAGTATTAAAAGTAAAGTAGCATTGCATCGACTTATACTTAAATAG
- a CDS encoding DinB family protein, which produces MEKQALIDRFIKNHEEFTAFVGGLEFNKLTFRVPNKWSAVQHLKHVSYTLSPFSKALLSKQFLLDTFGSIQREPWNYSTVLDNYLKTSLKAPEQFIPNEYINPQETDQLIYEISDDLTGIKELLMTYTEIELDKLSLPHPLLGLLSIREMFYLMSYHPKHHQKQLEEMLISM; this is translated from the coding sequence ATGGAGAAACAAGCACTAATTGATCGCTTTATAAAAAACCACGAAGAATTCACCGCATTTGTAGGCGGTCTGGAATTTAATAAATTAACATTTAGAGTTCCCAATAAATGGTCAGCAGTACAGCATTTAAAACACGTTTCTTATACGCTCAGTCCATTTTCTAAGGCTTTATTATCTAAACAATTCCTGTTGGATACGTTTGGTAGTATTCAACGTGAACCATGGAACTATTCAACAGTACTAGACAACTATCTTAAAACCAGCTTAAAGGCACCAGAACAATTTATACCCAATGAATATATTAATCCGCAAGAAACGGATCAACTTATTTATGAGATTTCAGACGATCTAACCGGTATAAAAGAACTACTGATGACTTATACTGAAATAGAACTTGATAAGCTCTCACTACCTCATCCCCTTCTTGGACTATTATCCATTCGAGAAATGTTCTACCTAATGTCATACCACCCTAAACATCACCAAAAGCAACTAGAAGAAATGCTCATTTCTATGTAA
- a CDS encoding GreA/GreB family elongation factor yields the protein MTKNIIVTTGIYDVIKDHIRRKKVTQAEEDRLAEELKNAVQVRRKELPEETVTVNRKVTILDHSTNQEKEYIFVPTTRVKLKKNKHSILSDMALATVGYSVGDIIEWPFKTGEKKIEILKVEVFE from the coding sequence ATGACTAAAAATATAATTGTAACTACTGGCATATATGATGTAATTAAAGATCATATCCGAAGAAAAAAGGTAACTCAAGCAGAAGAAGATAGATTAGCAGAAGAACTCAAAAATGCTGTACAAGTTAGGAGAAAGGAACTTCCGGAGGAAACAGTTACTGTAAATAGAAAGGTAACGATTTTGGACCATTCTACTAATCAGGAGAAGGAATACATTTTTGTACCTACCACCAGAGTTAAACTTAAAAAGAATAAGCACTCAATTCTTTCTGATATGGCATTAGCAACTGTGGGATATAGTGTAGGAGATATAATTGAGTGGCCATTTAAAACTGGAGAAAAGAAAATTGAAATACTAAAAGTGGAGGTTTTCGAATAG
- a CDS encoding carboxypeptidase-like regulatory domain-containing protein, producing the protein MKSFYTCLFLLLISISYSQDIILKGKILDENKSPLPGANVYFEGTTIGTITDVNGYFELKLVSDINSILVISYIGYEDIFINDHSVFLKEKIHGVYLQPKAETLQEVVVKSHYFSRKQFLTAFKENFIGKKKTWKECTIVNEDDLYFDYDYSNNTFIAKCDEPLIINNNHLGYQVIYKLEDFEVKFATKSLSSSQMFRSFYSGFSRFIDIDKNQKKIKRRQKAYENSTLQFFRWISKGDWTDKSYRLFDGSWMIDPDLYLKVALENNVYKISVTNIEKDFKPKRIVSELNILYQKRQQSKVIFQTNEFTIDKFGLNTQIEHIYFSGDMMKKKISELLPADYGM; encoded by the coding sequence ATGAAATCATTTTATACATGCCTTTTCCTTCTTCTAATTTCCATTAGTTATTCTCAGGATATAATTCTTAAAGGAAAAATTTTAGATGAAAATAAATCCCCTCTACCTGGAGCAAATGTCTATTTTGAGGGAACCACTATTGGTACAATTACCGATGTTAATGGCTATTTCGAATTGAAGCTTGTTAGTGATATTAATTCAATATTAGTAATTAGCTACATCGGTTATGAAGACATTTTCATTAATGATCACTCAGTTTTTTTAAAAGAAAAAATACATGGAGTTTATTTACAACCTAAAGCGGAAACATTACAAGAAGTGGTCGTTAAAAGCCACTATTTTTCAAGAAAACAGTTTTTAACAGCGTTCAAAGAAAATTTCATTGGCAAAAAGAAAACTTGGAAGGAATGCACCATTGTTAATGAGGATGATTTGTATTTCGATTATGATTATTCTAATAATACGTTCATTGCAAAATGCGACGAACCTCTTATCATAAATAACAATCATTTAGGGTATCAAGTCATTTATAAACTTGAAGACTTTGAAGTAAAATTCGCCACAAAATCGCTTTCTTCAAGTCAAATGTTTCGATCTTTTTATTCTGGATTTTCAAGATTTATTGATATTGATAAGAATCAGAAAAAAATTAAAAGAAGACAAAAAGCTTACGAAAATTCAACGTTACAGTTTTTCAGATGGATATCTAAAGGTGATTGGACTGATAAAAGCTATCGTCTATTTGATGGTTCTTGGATGATCGATCCAGACCTTTATTTAAAAGTAGCACTTGAAAACAATGTATATAAGATAAGTGTTACCAATATTGAAAAAGATTTTAAACCGAAAAGAATTGTTTCAGAACTCAATATTCTATACCAAAAAAGACAGCAATCAAAGGTTATTTTCCAAACTAATGAGTTTACCATAGATAAGTTTGGATTAAACACTCAAATAGAGCATATCTATTTTTCAGGAGATATGATGAAAAAGAAAATTAGTGAGTTGCTTCCAGCTGATTATGGCATGTGA
- a CDS encoding LytR/AlgR family response regulator transcription factor: MSIPKILIVEDEATIRKELEWLVGKRPEFILLESAVCIEDAVKKINKLKPDLILMDIQLPDGTAFEILNQVKDIKFSVIFITAFNHFAIKAIKHGAIDYLLKPIDEAELYEALDNYNNDHSFYTSKQLEIINEYQKSIKQQNSRICISTLESIEFFKITDIIYLSGDGSYTHFYLQGGNKIISSKPLKFYEELLPTEHFIKCHQSHIVNTSSIVRYLKSGFIVVNNGVEIPVSTRRKETVVRLLSQL; encoded by the coding sequence ATGAGTATACCTAAAATCCTTATTGTTGAAGATGAAGCTACTATCAGAAAAGAGCTGGAATGGTTAGTGGGTAAAAGACCAGAATTCATTCTTTTAGAAAGTGCAGTATGTATTGAAGATGCTGTGAAAAAGATCAACAAATTAAAACCCGACTTGATTTTAATGGATATACAACTACCCGATGGTACCGCATTTGAAATACTTAATCAAGTAAAGGATATCAAATTTTCTGTGATTTTTATCACCGCTTTTAACCATTTTGCGATAAAGGCAATTAAACACGGGGCTATAGACTATCTGTTAAAACCTATCGATGAGGCCGAATTATATGAAGCGCTGGACAATTATAACAATGATCACTCATTTTATACCTCTAAACAACTTGAAATTATAAATGAATATCAAAAAAGCATTAAACAACAAAATTCCAGAATTTGTATTTCTACACTGGAAAGTATAGAATTCTTTAAAATTACCGACATTATATACCTTTCTGGCGATGGCAGTTACACCCATTTTTATTTACAAGGAGGCAACAAAATTATCAGCTCAAAACCCTTGAAATTTTATGAAGAATTGCTGCCTACTGAACATTTCATTAAATGTCATCAATCCCATATCGTAAACACATCATCCATTGTCAGGTATTTGAAATCAGGCTTTATTGTTGTAAATAATGGTGTAGAAATTCCTGTTTCCACTCGTCGTAAGGAAACAGTCGTAAGGTTATTATCACAATTATAG
- a CDS encoding glycosyltransferase family 39 protein, with protein sequence MGFSKKNKELLILMALILLKFTMQQFLIDPIYELHRDEFLYLDQANHIAMGYSSVPPLTSWISYIIYLLGNSVFWIKFFPALFGALTIVIVWKTVKELNGAMYAKILASTCVLFSSLLRLNTLYQPNSFDVLAWTMTFFYFIKYVNSNEKKWIYCAAISFGIGFLNKYNIVFLALGLIMALLISNSRSLFLKREILISIGIVLLIIAPNVLWQYNNGFPVINHMQELADTQLVNVQRMSFLKNQFFFFLGAVFVIPFALYGLLFSTQLKKFHFLFWSFIFTLTLFTYLKAKDYYAIGLYPIYIAIGSVYISRIMNHKVGYIIKPILLIMPVLATFLSFDIAFPNKRPEYIIKHQDTYRDLGLLRWEDGKDHEIPQDYADMLGWKELASKVKLAMQKIDSPESTLVLCDNYGQAGAINFYSNGAIKAVSFDADYLNWFDLRIQYTNLIRVKNRDERGTEFIETSPYFESSSIMDSITNKYAREFGTTIFIFEGSKVDINKRIQEELHEKNNEN encoded by the coding sequence ATGGGCTTTTCAAAAAAGAATAAAGAATTACTGATTTTAATGGCACTCATACTATTAAAATTCACCATGCAGCAATTTCTAATTGATCCAATTTATGAATTGCATCGTGATGAATTCCTTTATTTGGATCAGGCAAACCACATAGCCATGGGTTATAGCTCAGTGCCCCCTCTTACCTCTTGGATTTCTTATATCATATATCTACTTGGAAACAGTGTGTTTTGGATTAAGTTCTTTCCTGCTTTGTTTGGTGCTTTAACAATAGTAATTGTATGGAAAACAGTGAAAGAACTTAATGGTGCAATGTATGCTAAGATCTTAGCATCAACTTGTGTCTTATTTTCATCATTACTTAGATTAAATACTCTTTATCAACCCAATTCCTTTGATGTACTTGCTTGGACCATGACATTTTTTTATTTCATCAAATACGTTAATAGCAATGAAAAAAAGTGGATTTATTGTGCTGCTATTTCTTTTGGTATTGGTTTTTTAAATAAATACAACATCGTTTTTTTAGCATTAGGCCTAATCATGGCACTATTAATTTCAAATAGTAGAAGCCTCTTCTTAAAAAGAGAAATCTTAATTTCCATAGGTATCGTACTCCTTATAATAGCTCCTAATGTATTATGGCAATATAACAATGGCTTTCCTGTAATAAATCACATGCAGGAATTAGCAGACACACAACTAGTCAATGTTCAAAGAATGTCATTTTTGAAAAATCAGTTTTTTTTCTTTTTAGGTGCAGTATTCGTCATACCATTTGCTTTATATGGCCTCCTTTTTTCAACACAATTAAAGAAGTTTCATTTTTTATTTTGGTCATTTATTTTTACTCTGACGTTATTTACCTATTTGAAAGCTAAAGATTACTATGCCATTGGATTATATCCTATTTACATTGCCATTGGCTCAGTATATATTTCTCGTATTATGAATCATAAAGTAGGTTATATAATTAAACCCATCCTATTAATAATGCCTGTTTTGGCCACTTTTCTAAGCTTTGATATTGCATTTCCTAATAAAAGACCTGAGTATATAATTAAACATCAAGATACCTATAGAGATCTTGGGCTACTTCGATGGGAAGATGGGAAAGACCATGAGATTCCTCAAGATTATGCAGATATGTTGGGTTGGAAAGAATTAGCTTCTAAGGTTAAACTTGCTATGCAAAAAATTGATAGCCCCGAAAGTACTTTGGTGCTTTGCGACAACTATGGTCAAGCTGGGGCCATAAACTTTTATAGCAATGGAGCTATAAAAGCTGTATCATTTGATGCTGATTACCTAAATTGGTTTGATCTTCGAATACAGTATACCAATCTTATTCGTGTTAAAAACAGAGATGAACGAGGGACAGAATTTATTGAAACAAGCCCCTATTTTGAATCTTCCTCCATTATGGATTCTATTACCAATAAATACGCGCGGGAATTCGGAACGACCATCTTTATATTTGAAGGCTCTAAAGTTGATATCAATAAAAGAATTCAGGAAGAATTACATGAAAAAAATAATGAAAACTAA
- a CDS encoding SH3 domain-containing protein → MKNTLLFLMAFTYLSFCGYGQQWKAAYNTQWCYLYKSADIHSEQLGVLANQASLMVIDAVKDFYKVQVSNGDIGYILHQELRSSKIGTTDNNEPIHYFNRGIHGTQAPHRFVNVSRLSTRSKPNIQSPIVKVLPINEIIFLDYVPLYNDGWVYIGDHFHEKPEYIQYKYLGEQLTFNTVLEQYRKAANSSIKEQKNIVERLVEIGWKDKPANTLKALQMLRNFHLENGSMSQIPTIDFDLFLAEHRLNPLSWEDKDAFIRKSDMHIMIKGQKLYNDKITEQQAILSGAVKNTFMSDMLECGFLPDFTYFSKDLLIAFAEYENGDINGIIYKMNFNEDQAIIMGGHKIDHQYSEKDFIRAFGKIIDIDWTAAPHCYTIPNGDTGLYIFTFKNGFAHACEMIELC, encoded by the coding sequence ATGAAGAATACGCTTTTATTTCTAATGGCATTTACTTACCTCTCCTTCTGTGGATATGGACAGCAATGGAAGGCGGCTTACAATACCCAATGGTGCTATCTTTATAAATCGGCAGACATTCATTCTGAACAGTTGGGAGTACTCGCTAATCAGGCCTCCTTAATGGTAATAGATGCCGTTAAGGACTTTTATAAAGTACAGGTTAGTAACGGAGATATTGGATATATCCTACATCAAGAGCTGAGGAGCTCTAAAATTGGGACTACGGATAACAATGAACCAATTCACTATTTTAATAGAGGTATACACGGTACACAAGCTCCACATCGTTTTGTTAATGTGTCCCGTTTAAGTACAAGGTCAAAACCCAATATTCAAAGCCCTATAGTGAAGGTACTTCCTATAAATGAAATAATATTCCTGGACTACGTACCCCTTTATAATGACGGTTGGGTCTACATTGGAGATCATTTTCATGAAAAACCAGAATACATACAATACAAATACCTCGGTGAACAACTCACCTTTAATACAGTACTGGAGCAGTATCGAAAAGCTGCCAATTCATCTATCAAAGAGCAAAAGAATATTGTAGAAAGGTTGGTAGAAATTGGCTGGAAAGACAAACCTGCTAATACCTTAAAAGCATTACAAATGTTGCGGAATTTCCATCTTGAAAATGGTTCCATGTCTCAAATTCCTACAATCGACTTTGATTTGTTTCTAGCAGAGCACAGACTGAATCCTTTGTCCTGGGAAGACAAGGATGCCTTTATCCGAAAAAGCGATATGCACATTATGATTAAAGGCCAAAAACTGTACAATGACAAAATCACCGAACAACAAGCTATACTTTCAGGAGCGGTGAAAAATACTTTTATGTCTGACATGCTGGAATGTGGGTTCCTGCCAGATTTCACCTACTTCTCCAAGGATTTGTTGATTGCTTTTGCGGAATATGAAAATGGAGATATAAATGGGATAATCTACAAAATGAACTTTAATGAGGACCAAGCAATTATTATGGGTGGCCATAAGATTGATCATCAATACAGTGAAAAAGACTTTATTAGGGCTTTCGGTAAAATAATCGATATCGATTGGACCGCAGCACCTCATTGCTATACCATCCCTAATGGGGATACTGGTTTGTACATTTTTACATTTAAAAACGGCTTTGCCCATGCCTGCGAAATGATTGAACTCTGTTAA
- a CDS encoding WG repeat-containing protein: protein MRILLTILGILISISSFTQELDKSEIVPFRSRKNGKVGYMNENNEIIVEPQYTSGTYFNNKKYATVSIGNDSLERFAVIDLKGNYFIGFDEGYEHIGLNYTFENWILISKVGKYGYMNEEKEILIPLEYEQLGGFFGQLAFAEKDNKYGYIDSVNRILIGFQFDKASNFGNLQPDGFRYAMVEKDHKTGYINNNGELVISFLYEEAYSFHNGLAVVKKDEKFGCVNTKGAVVIPFVFDHITNSGEIIKARKELTSSKEFYFDRQGTLIGTSTN, encoded by the coding sequence ATGAGAATACTATTAACTATACTAGGTATATTAATTTCAATCTCTTCATTCACTCAGGAATTAGATAAATCGGAAATAGTTCCTTTTCGATCTAGAAAGAATGGAAAGGTAGGATATATGAATGAAAACAATGAAATTATAGTAGAACCACAATATACCAGCGGGACCTACTTCAACAATAAAAAATATGCCACGGTTTCTATTGGTAATGATAGTTTAGAAAGGTTTGCAGTAATAGATCTTAAAGGAAACTACTTTATTGGGTTTGATGAGGGCTATGAACATATAGGTCTAAATTATACTTTTGAAAATTGGATCCTCATATCCAAAGTTGGAAAATACGGCTATATGAATGAGGAAAAGGAAATTTTAATTCCATTGGAATATGAACAATTAGGAGGTTTTTTCGGGCAGTTGGCTTTTGCTGAAAAGGATAACAAATATGGATACATTGATTCAGTAAACCGGATACTTATAGGCTTTCAATTTGACAAAGCTTCAAATTTTGGAAATTTACAACCGGACGGATTTAGATATGCTATGGTGGAAAAGGACCATAAAACTGGATATATAAATAACAATGGGGAACTTGTGATTTCATTTCTTTACGAGGAAGCTTATTCATTTCATAATGGACTTGCTGTAGTAAAAAAGGATGAAAAATTTGGTTGTGTAAATACAAAAGGGGCTGTTGTCATACCATTTGTATTTGATCATATTACTAATTCGGGTGAAATTATAAAGGCTCGAAAAGAATTGACATCAAGCAAAGAATTTTACTTTGACAGACAGGGAACATTGATTGGAACAAGCACTAATTGA